One genomic window of Garra rufa chromosome 24, GarRuf1.0, whole genome shotgun sequence includes the following:
- the dselb gene encoding dermatan-sulfate epimerase-like protein: MLWTAVWRSIGWPTFAASLFLAVGASFSEVFNATGKDIFSDFGQFQITENGPPELRKLQGANLHPNLYFNQDDIPQLRQRSTTTHSHIFKAIRTAVLTMLSAGPLYMPPTKHEEFTSKWNEIYGNNLPPLALYCLLYPEDTAAVQFLIKFMDRMSEYPDWKVSSAPNDEVPMAHSLTGFATAFDFIYSLLDQKRRDLYLKKISAETQALYEASKYRGWGKQFIQNHQTTNIVAILTGAIVEGAHDDTQSMVWKQVSVNYMEKTMFLLNHVVDGSLDEGVAYGSYTAKSITQYVFLAKRHFSIDNMQNNWLRTHFWFYYATLLPGFQRTVGIGDSNYNWFYGPESQLVFLDSFVIKNGSGNWLAQQIRKHRPKDGPMGQSFAQRWTTLHTEFIWYNAELTPQPPNGHNQAKMHIFSNWGVVTYGAGLSVAQGNTFVSFKSGKLGGRAVFDIVHAKPYSWVDGWNSFNPGHEHPDQNSFTFAPNGQVFVSEALYGPKYSFLNNVLVFSPSPTSQCNVPWEGQLGECAKWLRWTDTGVGDSAGELIAASAHGDTMFVSGEAAAAYSSAMRLKSVYRALVLLNSQTLVVVDHIEKRDDSPVNVVSAFFHNLDIDFKYVPHSFTDRYNGALMDVWDAHYKMFWFDSQGRSPDTQIQEAEQEAEFKKRWTQFINVTFPFTDSVGRMVYVMHGPYVKVSNCRFIESSKNGLKLSLVINNTEKIVSLVTNHKDIGARSSYLGFGGYAKVEDRHQIIRFGLGTQLVPKQTNLHNHLFDFGVTVNVIAGVILCVSIVFLTVQRKFYVCFSRLMRYTLLSVLMLWITELLFVSNSCDQLLCKVKWRGATTDPELSKQMTLYDQHQLSLPTVVITTLPGSGSDILKHLFYNNTDFVYLRIPTEHLDIPETEFEFDSLVDACEWTRSEAQCGRFKMIQGWLHSLVHNTHLFLQNIPLHDTSHLKLAQRVSLSQDKRRRLRRRESKAEMKGRMRVDRDVEYVRELRRHTVDYPNARVVLNLCSGSWALKLPFLQEVIGPSLRAIYVVRDPRAWIYLMLYNSKPSLYSLKNIPQHLALIFKQDTVSDRCPTAFAAEFRKLWQLISRSETNPVLLLAHLWLAHTAAVLRVTSTLSEESYLQVRFEDVVNYPQETAEKIHSFLGIPVSPSALNQLMFTTSTNLYNLMYEGDISPANIDKWRRNMPRRDIRLIEYTCGFLMRQLGYHRFTE, from the coding sequence ATGTTGTGGACAGCGGTTTGGAGGTCCATCGGGTGGCCTACATTTGCAGCGTCTCTATTTCTAGCAGTGGGAGCTTCATTCTCCGAAGTCTTCAATGCCACAGGGAAAGATATTTTTAGTGACTTTGGACAATTCCAGATTACTGAGAACGGGCCACCGGAGCTACGGAAACTCCAAGGCGCTAACCTTCACCCTAACTTATACTTTAACCAGGACGATATACCACAGTTGAGACAAAGGTCAACTACGACTCACAGCCACATCTTTAAAGCGATCCGGACGGCTGTGCTGACGATGCTCTCCGCCGGCCCGCTCTACATGCCACCCACAAAGCACGAGGAGTTCACCAGCAAATGGAATGAGATTTATGGAAACAACCTGCCGCCTCTGGCCCTCTACTGCCTACTGTATCCCGAGGACACTGCTGCCGTGCAGTTTCTGATTAAGTTTATGGACCGAATGTCGGAATATCCTGACTGGAAAGTAAGCAGTGCACCTAACGACGAAGTTCCAATGGCTCATTCGCTCACTGGATTTGCTACTGCTTTTGACTTCATCTACTCACTGCTGGATCAGAAGCGCAGAGACCTGTACTTAAAGAAAATTTCAGCCGAAACCCAAGCGCTCTATGAGGCGTCAAAGTACAGGGGCTGGGGGAAGCAGTTTATTCAGAACCATCAAACCACTAATATAGTTGCTATTCTGACTGGAGCTATAGTTGAGGGTGCACACGATGACACTCAGTCGATGGTTTGGAAACAGGTATCTGTAAATTACATGGAAAAGACAATGTTTCTGTTAAATCACGTTGTAGACGGCTCTCTGGACGAGGGAGTCGCGTACGGGAGTTACACGGCAAAGTCAATCACGCAGTACGTTTTCTTGGCCAAACGCCACTTCAGCATAGACAACATGCAGAACAACTGGCTGCGTACTCATTTCTGGTTTTATTACGCCACTTTGCTTCCGGGTTTTCAGAGAACGGTTGGTATAGGGGACTCAAACTATAACTGGTTCTATGGACCGGAGAGCCAACTAGTCTTTTTAGATTCCTTTGTGATCAAAAACGGGTCTGGGAATTGGCTGGCACAGCAGATTAGGAAGCACAGACCTAAAGATGGTCCCATGGGTCAATCCTTTGCCCAGCGCTGGACGACGCTTCACACAGAGTTTATCTGGTACAATGCCGAACTTACACCACAGCCCCCTAATGGCCACAATCAGGCTAAGATGCACATCTTCTCCAACTGGGGAGTGGTGACCTATGGGGCTGGTCTGTCTGTTGCCCAGGGCAACACTTTTGTCTCGTTTAAATCGGGTAAGCTGGGTGGTCGGGCGGTGTTTGACATTGTCCACGCCAAGCCTTACTCGTGGGTGGATGGCTGGAACAGCTTTAACCCCGGTCATGAGCACCCAGACCAAAACTCATTTACTTTCGCCCCTAATGGACAAGTATTTGTTTCTGAGGCATTATATGGCCCCAAATACAGCTTCTTAAACAACGTGTTAGTGTTCAGCCCTTCCCCAACGAGCCAGTGTAATGTCCCTTGGGAAGGACAGCTCGGGGAATGTGCCAAGTGGCTCCGCTGGACAGACACGGGGGTCGGAGACTCGGCGGGAGAGCTGATCGCTGCTTCTGCTCATGGAGACACTATGTTTGTGAGCGGAGAAGCGGCTGCGGCGTATTCCTCAGCTATGAGACTGAAGAGCGTGTACCGAGCCCTGGTTCTCCTCAACTCACAGACTCTCGTGGTGGTTGACCACATCGAGAAAAGAGACGACTCACCCGTGAACGTCGTCAGTGCGTTCTTTCACAATCTTGATATTGACTTTAAATACGTGCCCCATAGTTTCACAGACAGGTACAATGGGGCATTGATGGACGTCTGGGATGCTCATTACAAAATGTTCTGGTTCGATAGTCAGGGACGCAGCCCCGATACTCAAATACAGGAGGCTGAGCAGGAAGCCGAGTTCAAAAAGAGGTGGACGCAGTTTATTAACGTCACCTTTCCTTTCACAGATTCAGTGGGTAGGATGGTGTATGTGATGCACGGGCCTTACGTTAAAGTTTCCAACTGCAGGTTCATTGAAAGCAGTAAGAATGGGCTCAAACTTTCTCTGGTCATCAACAATACAGAGAAAATAGTGTCTCTAGTAACCAATCACAAAGACATCGGGGCACGTTCAAGCTATCTGGGCTTTGGAGGTTACGCTAAGGTGGAAGACAGACATCAGATTATCCGCTTTGGCTTGGGGACGCAGCTTGTCCCCAAACAGACAAACCTGCACAATCATCTCTTTGACTTTGGAGTTACAGTGAATGTCATAGCCGGGGTAATACTGTGTGTTTCCATTGTTTTCTTGACCGTACAGCGAAAGTTTTATGTTTGCTTTAGCAGACTGATGCGTTACACTTTGCTTTCGGTGTTGATGCTGTGGATAACCGAGCTCCTGTTTGTCTCGAACAGCTGTGATCAGCTCCTGTGTAAGGTAAAGTGGCGCGGAGCCACCACAGACCCTGAGCTTAGTAAACAAATGACGCTTTATGACCAGCATCAACTCTCTCTACCCACAGTAGTGATAACCACTCTACCTGGCTCTGGATCTGACATCCTTAAGCACCTTTTCTACAACAACACAGACTTTGTCTACCTGCGCATCCCTACAGAACACTTGGATATACCCGAAACAGAGTTTGAATTTGACTCTTTGGTAGACGCTTGTGAATGGACGCGGTCGGAAGCCCAGTGCGGGCGTTTTAAAATGATTCAGGGCTGGCTACATTCACTGGTTCACAACACCCACTTATTCCTGCAGAACATCCCACTCCACGACACCAGCCACCTGAAACTGGCCCAAAGAGTTAGTCTCTCCCAGGACAAGAGGAGGAGACTGAGGAGGAGAGAGTCAAAGGCCGAAATGAAAGGCCGGATGCGAGTGGACAGGGACGTGGAGTACGTCAGAGAGCTGAGGAGACACACGGTGGACTATCCTAACGCCCGTGTGGTTCTCAATCTCTGCAGCGGCAGCTGGGCTCTCAAGCTGCCCTTTCTTCAAGAAGTTATCGGCCCTTCTCTGAGAGCCATCTATGTTGTCAGGGACCCTCGTGCATGGATTTATCTGATGCTGTATAATAGCAAACCTAGCCTTTACTCACTCAAGAACATTCCACAGCATCTAGCTCTTATTTTCAAGCAGGATACGGTGAGCGACAGGTGCCCCACCGCATTTGCCGCAGAGTTTAGGAAGCTGTGGCAGCTCATATCGCGATCAGAGACCAATCCTGTGCTGTTGCTGGCCCACCTGTGGCTTGCTCACACCGCTGCTGTTCTCAGAGTCACATCTACCTTATCTGAAGAGTCCTATCTTCAAGTCAGGTTTGAGGATGTCGTGAACTATCCTCAAGAGACAGCCGAGAAGATACACTCCTTCCTTGGAATCCCTGTATCACCTTCGGCCCTGAATCAGCTCATGTTCACCACCTCCACAAACTTGTATAACCTGATGTATGAAGGGGACATATCACCAGCCAACATCGACAAATGGAGGAGAAACATGCCAAGGAGAGATATCAGACTCATAGAGTACACATGTGGATTCCTGATGAGGCAACTCGGGTATCACAGGTTCACTGAGTAA
- the LOC141300638 gene encoding E3 ubiquitin/ISG15 ligase TRIM25-like produces the protein MAEASIPVAQDQFTCPVCLDLLKDPVTIPCGHSYCKSCITDCWNEEDQKGVYSCPQCRQTFSPRPALATNVLLAEMLENLKKTRLQTADGDAGSGDVECDVCTGTKHKAVKSCLVCLNSYCQNHLQQHESWFRSKKHKLTDASGRLREMICSKHDEQLKLYCRTDQRCICYLCMMEEHKNHETVTAEAERTDKQSILKETQMKYRKRIQEREKELEELRKTVDSYKCSAQTAVEDSERIFTELIRSIERSRSELIRLIRDQEKRAVIRAEGRLERLEQEINDLRRRDAELEQLSHTQDHIHLLYFCLLQSFSISPESTEQSISISSQFSFKDMGKSVSKLKEKLEDFCKVEIEQISGRVTYSEIIPIKELKSRPEFLQYFRFLTLDPNTVNKEICLSERNRAATGTKTVQPYPDHPDRFVGVRQVLCRESVCGRCYWELEWSGDVFISVSYKSISRKRQGDECVFGGNDQSWSFACSPSRYLFIHNKRKATLPVKSIIGRIGVFVDHRAGTLSFYSVSDTMSLIHTEHTTFTQTLYPGFIVGSGSSVKLCDLTAAMKT, from the exons atGGCAGAAGCCAGTATTCCAGTGGCTCAGGACCAGTTCACGTGTCCAGTGTGTCTGGATCTGCTGAAGGACCCAGTGACCattccctgtggacacagttactgtaagagcTGTATTACAGACTGCTGGAATGAGGAGGATCAGAAGggagtctacagctgccctcagtgcagacagaccttcagtccCAGACCTGCTTTAGCTACCAATGTACTGCTGGCTGAAATGCTGGAGAACCTGAAGAAGACCAGACTCCAAACCGCCGACGGTGACGCCGGATCTGGAGACGTGgagtgtgacgtctgtactggGACCAAACACAAAGCTGTcaagtcctgtctggtgtgtcTGAACTCTTACTGTCAGAATCACCTGCAACAACATGAGAGTTGGTTCAGAAGTAAGAAACACAAACTGACCGATGCCAGCGGACGACTACGAGAGATGATCTGCTCAAAACACGACGAACAGCTGAAACTCTACTGTCGAACCGACCAGCGCTGCATTTGTTATCTGTGTATGATGGAGGAACACAAGAACCATGAGACTGTGACAGCTGAAGCAGAGAGGACTGACAAACAG AGTATTCTGAAAGAGACACAAATGAAATATCGCAAGAGAATccaggagagagagaaagaacttGAGGAGCTGAGAAAGACTGTGGACTCTTATAAG tgctctgcacagacagcagtggaggacagtgagaggatctttactgagctcatccgctccattgagagaagccgctctgagctgatacggctgatcagagatcaggaaaagcgAGCAGTGATTCGAGCTGAAGGACGActggagcgactggagcaggagatcaatgatctgaggaggagagacgctgagctggagcagctttcacacacacaggatcacatcca CTTGTTGTATTTTTGTCTCCTGCAGAGTTTCTCCATTTCTCCTGAATCTACAGAGCAGTCCATCAGCATCAGTTCTCAGTTCTCTTTCAAAGATATGGGAAAATCTGTCTCTAAACTAAAAGAAAAACTGGAGGATTTCTGCAAAGTAGAGATTGAACAGATATCTGGCAGAG TAACATACAGCGAAATTATTCCCATCAAAGAACTGAAGTCCAGGCCAGAGTTCCTGCAAT ATTTCAGGTTTCTgactctggatccaaacacagtgAATAAAGAGATCTGTCTGTCTGAGAGAAACAGAGCAGCTACTGGCACTAAAACAGTCcagccgtatcctgatcatccagacagatttgttGGTGTGcgtcaggtgttgtgtagagagagtgtgtgtggacgctgttactgggagctggagtggagtggagatgtgtttatatcagtgtcatataagagcatcagcaggaagagACAGGGTGATGAGTGTGTGTTTGGaggtaatgatcagtcctggagttttgCCTGCTCTCCCTCCAGATATTTATTCATACACAATAAGAGAAAGGCTACTCTCCCTGTGAAGTCCATTATTGgtagaataggagtgtttgtggatcacagagcaggaactctgtccttctacagcgtctctgacacaatgagcctcatccacacagaacacaccacattcactcagacgctctatcctgggtttattGTTGgttctggatcatcagtgaaactgtgtGACCTAACAGCAGCGATGAAAACTTGA